TTTATCCCTTCTCTTGTTTTAGCTGAAAGCTTAACGAAAGGGACCTTTCCCCCAATAGACTCTAGGTATATTTCTTGCTCTGAAAGTTGTTGGCTAATTCTATCAAAATCTGCCTCTGGTTTATCTATTTTGTTTATCGCCACTACCATAGGAACACCGGCCTTCTTTATATGTGCAATAGCTTCTTTTGTCTGAGTTTTTACTCCATCATCGGCTGCTACTACAAGAACCGCAATATCTGCAACCTTTGCTCCCCTGGATCTCATTGAAGAAAAGGCTTCATGCCCCGGAGTGTCTATAAAAGTTATTCTCTTATCATTATGCTCGACATTATAAGCTCCGATATGTTGAGTAATTCCTCCTGATTCTTTTTCCGTTATCTTTAAATCTTTAATTGCTTCCAAGATAGAAGACTTGCCATGATCAACATGACCCAAAAAGACTACTACTGGGGGACGAGATATTATATTGTCTTTTTTTTCAACCATCTTATTATTTTCCCTTATTTATTGATCCATTTATGGCTACTTGAATAGCCTCCTTTTCTTCATCAGAAAGATTATGCTCGGATTTACCATTTTTAATAGGTTTACCATAAACACTACTACCTTCTCGAGTATAAAAACTAGTTATCAAAAATCCGTCATTATGCTTATTTAATAAACATAAAGAAAAACTCTGGTTTCCGCCAACTCCGGGAAACGGATTAAATCTGACAATCCCTGTTTTTTGGAAGACAGAAGCGCTTTGATTCTCGAATCCATGAACTAGGGCTTCTAGTTTACTAAACTTAGCCTCCATCTCCTTAAAAGAGTTTAGGATCTCTTTAATATTTTGT
The window above is part of the Candidatus Nealsonbacteria bacterium genome. Proteins encoded here:
- a CDS encoding DUF4446 family protein, whose translation is MFSKKKSKEPQNIKEILNSFKEMEAKFSKLEALVHGFENQSASVFQKTGIVRFNPFPGVGGNQSFSLCLLNKHNDGFLITSFYTREGSSVYGKPIKNGKSEHNLSDEEKEAIQVAINGSINKGK